The following coding sequences lie in one Desulfatiglans sp. genomic window:
- a CDS encoding ribonuclease Z, whose amino-acid sequence MKPSIYPRLVNDPFSDPGLYIPFLYEKRAIMFDLGEIIPLTPRDVLKITHVFVSHTHMDHFTGFDRLLRIFLGRDSELHLFGPPGFFRHVEGKLNGYVWNLVQEYEYNLILNATEVHEDMAISKRYLCREGFRPGETVTWEIIDGILYKIPGFQVRGALLDHRIPCLGLTLEESFHVNINSEKLKNFGLDTGPWLTAFKKEIYTGSPKNGDFFVPKEEHGKIVDMRRFTLGSLAEKIATITPGHKITYITDVIGSNDNIVKIMDLARGADHLFIEAAFSEQDNKTAKEKYHLTAAEAGRIARAAEVKKFTLFHFSPRYSHMEADLYKEAMAAYQGR is encoded by the coding sequence ATGAAGCCATCCATTTACCCCAGACTTGTTAATGACCCCTTTTCTGATCCCGGGCTCTATATCCCCTTTTTATATGAAAAAAGGGCAATTATGTTTGACCTTGGTGAGATTATTCCCCTCACCCCGAGGGATGTACTAAAAATAACCCATGTATTTGTCTCTCACACCCACATGGACCATTTCACTGGCTTTGACAGACTTCTGCGAATCTTTCTGGGCAGGGACAGCGAATTACATCTTTTCGGGCCGCCCGGTTTTTTCAGACATGTGGAGGGAAAACTTAACGGGTATGTATGGAATCTAGTACAAGAATATGAATATAACCTTATCTTAAATGCAACAGAAGTCCATGAAGACATGGCAATATCTAAAAGATATTTATGCCGTGAAGGATTCAGACCGGGAGAGACAGTGACATGGGAAATAATTGATGGGATACTATATAAAATACCGGGTTTCCAGGTAAGGGGGGCACTGCTTGACCACAGGATACCATGCTTGGGCCTTACATTAGAGGAAAGTTTTCATGTAAATATTAATAGCGAAAAACTAAAAAATTTTGGTCTTGATACAGGCCCGTGGCTTACTGCTTTTAAAAAAGAGATATATACAGGCAGTCCAAAAAATGGGGATTTTTTTGTACCAAAAGAGGAGCATGGAAAGATAGTTGATATGAGAAGGTTCACACTTGGCAGCCTGGCAGAAAAGATAGCAACCATAACCCCGGGCCATAAGATCACCTATATTACCGATGTGATCGGGAGCAATGACAACATTGTAAAGATTATGGACCTCGCAAGGGGCGCTGATCACCTGTTCATTGAAGCGGCCTTTTCAGAACAGGATAACAAGACAGCAAAAGAAAAATATCATCTTACCGCAGCTGAGGCTGGCCGCATAGCAAGGGCGGCAGAGGTTAAGAAATTTACACTTTTTCACTTTTCACCAAGATACAGCCACATGGAAGCAGATCTTTACAAAGAGGCTATGGCGGCATATCAAGGCAGATAA
- a CDS encoding ATP-dependent metallopeptidase FtsH/Yme1/Tma family protein: MNQIYKNLALWLVIFLMIFMMFQMLKKQSTASRIVPYSEFIGMVENGNIESVEIKGNNITGTFSQGTFSTYNPNDPELIRLLMDKGVKVTAKPPEDSPWFQIILSWAPMLLLIGVWIFFMRQMQSGGGKALSFGKSRARLMNDSQEKVTFEDVAGIDEAKEELQEIIEFLREPKKFTRLGGRIPKGVLLVGSPGTGKTLLARAIAGEAGVPFFSISGSDFVEMFVGVGASRVRDLFMQGKKNAPCIIFIDEIDAVGRHRGAGLGGGHDEREQTLNQLLVEMDGFESNEGVILISATNRPDVLDPALLRPGRFDRQVVVPPPDIRGREGILKVHTKKTILADNVDIKVLARGTPGFTGADIENMVNEAALMGARRGKDKVEMVDFENAKDKVLMGTERRSMIISDEEKKIIAYHEAGHTLVGKLLPNTDPVHKVSIIPHGRALGVTQHLPVDEKHLQPKDYLINFIKSLMGGRIAEELVLKMKTTGASNDIERATDIARKIVCEYGMSDSLGPLTYGKKEEQIFLGREISQHRDYSELTAQRIDQEVKDIVMEAYSNTTKLIQDNIEVLHKIATALLEKETLDSKDIDEIMGIEPENFQFEAEKQ, translated from the coding sequence TTGAACCAGATATATAAAAATCTTGCACTCTGGCTGGTAATTTTTCTCATGATCTTCATGATGTTCCAGATGTTAAAGAAACAGAGTACGGCCAGCAGGATAGTGCCCTACAGTGAGTTTATCGGCATGGTCGAAAATGGCAACATTGAGAGTGTGGAGATAAAAGGCAACAATATAACAGGCACATTTTCACAAGGCACATTCAGCACATATAATCCGAATGACCCTGAACTTATAAGGCTTTTAATGGATAAGGGGGTAAAGGTAACTGCAAAACCGCCCGAAGACTCTCCCTGGTTTCAGATTATCCTGTCATGGGCGCCAATGCTCCTCCTGATAGGCGTATGGATATTCTTCATGAGACAAATGCAGTCTGGTGGAGGCAAGGCCCTTTCTTTTGGAAAAAGCCGGGCCAGGCTCATGAACGATTCACAGGAAAAGGTAACCTTTGAGGATGTTGCCGGCATAGATGAGGCAAAGGAAGAGCTCCAGGAGATTATAGAATTCTTAAGGGAACCCAAAAAATTCACAAGACTTGGCGGGAGGATACCTAAAGGCGTTCTGCTTGTTGGCTCCCCCGGTACCGGGAAGACCCTGCTCGCGCGTGCTATAGCAGGTGAAGCAGGCGTGCCCTTCTTCAGCATTAGCGGTTCTGATTTTGTCGAGATGTTTGTAGGCGTGGGTGCTTCAAGGGTGAGAGACCTCTTTATGCAGGGTAAAAAGAATGCCCCCTGCATTATCTTTATAGATGAAATAGATGCGGTTGGCCGTCACAGGGGCGCAGGCCTCGGGGGCGGGCATGATGAAAGGGAACAGACCCTTAACCAGCTGCTTGTTGAGATGGATGGTTTTGAATCAAATGAAGGTGTTATCCTTATCTCTGCAACCAATAGACCTGATGTGCTTGATCCGGCGCTGTTAAGGCCCGGCAGGTTTGACCGTCAGGTGGTAGTTCCCCCGCCTGATATCAGGGGCCGTGAGGGTATACTCAAGGTGCATACCAAAAAAACAATACTGGCAGACAATGTTGATATCAAGGTGCTTGCAAGGGGTACACCAGGCTTCACAGGGGCAGATATTGAAAATATGGTAAATGAAGCGGCCCTCATGGGAGCAAGGCGAGGCAAAGACAAAGTTGAAATGGTGGACTTTGAAAACGCCAAGGACAAGGTGCTCATGGGCACAGAACGAAGGAGCATGATCATAAGCGATGAGGAGAAGAAGATCATAGCCTATCATGAGGCGGGCCACACACTTGTTGGCAAACTCCTTCCAAATACCGACCCAGTCCATAAGGTATCCATCATACCCCATGGAAGGGCACTCGGTGTAACACAGCACCTGCCTGTTGATGAAAAGCATCTCCAGCCAAAGGATTATCTGATTAATTTCATAAAAAGTCTTATGGGTGGCCGTATTGCAGAGGAGCTTGTGCTCAAAATGAAAACGACCGGTGCCAGTAATGATATAGAACGGGCAACCGATATAGCCAGAAAGATAGTGTGTGAATATGGAATGAGTGACAGCCTTGGGCCTCTCACCTATGGCAAAAAGGAAGAGCAGATATTCCTGGGCAGGGAGATATCCCAGCACAGGGATTACAGTGAACTTACAGCACAGCGGATTGACCAGGAGGTTAAGGATATTGTAATGGAGGCATACAGTAACACTACTAAGCTTATCCAGGACAATATAGAGGTACTCCATAAAATCGCCACTGCCCTTCTTGAAAAAGAGACTCTTGACTCAAAGGACATCGATGAGATCATGGGTATTGAACCTGAAAACTTTCAATTTGAGGCTGAAAAGCAATAG
- a CDS encoding LD-carboxypeptidase, producing MTPLLRNLKKGDAIGIIAPASPVTDDEISPAVRILEEAGYRVIKGSHLYDKNGYLAGTDQDRLTDLHDMFLDSDVKAVLCARGGYGTTRLLNNIDFDIIRKYPKPVAGYSDITALILSIYKMTGMIVWHGPMLRGITGSKRYLKTLLKQMSADGGMDIRLSKDNVLKEGKARGILLGGNLSMVCALIGTPYIPSFEGSIFFIEERGEPLYRIDRMLTQLSLSGLLRGVKGIISGNFQDCGEPDSIDTLLLETFSYEIPVYRGFPAGHGSKNRPLPMGAEAEIDTESLLFRVDAFMDKG from the coding sequence TTGACCCCTTTACTTAGAAATCTTAAAAAGGGCGATGCAATCGGGATAATCGCACCGGCAAGCCCTGTTACCGATGATGAGATTTCTCCTGCTGTCCGGATATTAGAAGAGGCGGGATACAGGGTAATCAAAGGGAGCCACCTGTATGATAAAAATGGTTACCTTGCAGGAACAGACCAGGACCGGTTAACTGACCTGCATGATATGTTCCTTGACAGTGATGTAAAGGCTGTTCTGTGTGCCCGTGGCGGTTATGGAACCACCAGACTTCTTAACAATATAGATTTTGATATCATCAGGAAGTATCCAAAACCGGTTGCAGGTTACAGTGATATAACCGCCCTTATCTTGTCCATATATAAGATGACCGGTATGATTGTATGGCATGGCCCCATGTTAAGAGGTATTACAGGGAGTAAAAGGTATCTCAAGACGCTTTTAAAGCAGATGTCTGCAGATGGGGGTATGGATATCAGGCTTTCGAAAGACAATGTACTCAAGGAAGGTAAGGCAAGGGGCATACTGCTGGGGGGAAACCTTAGCATGGTCTGTGCCCTGATCGGTACGCCCTATATTCCCTCCTTTGAAGGTTCAATCTTTTTTATTGAAGAGAGGGGTGAACCCCTGTACAGGATCGACAGGATGCTTACACAGTTGAGTCTTTCAGGGTTACTCAGGGGGGTAAAGGGAATAATTTCCGGAAATTTTCAGGACTGCGGGGAGCCAGACAGTATAGACACCCTTTTACTGGAGACCTTTTCATACGAAATCCCTGTTTACAGGGGATTTCCAGCAGGGCACGGCAGTAAAAACCGACCTCTTCCAATGGGTGCAGAGGCAGAGATAGATACAGAATCTCTTCTTTTCAGGGTTGATGCATTTATGGATAAGGGGTAA
- the folP gene encoding dihydropteroate synthase, with the protein MTRNEFCLSWGKHSLELGRKSLIMGVLNVTPDSFSDGGHYFLREQAIKQALDLVADGADIIDIGGESTRPYAEKVTLEQELERVIPVIEELSRIINIPISIDTYKAKVAESAVRAGASIINDISALRFDPEMAPVVKEAGVPVILMHMKGTPGNMQDNPLYNDLMGEITSFFNEAVDHAVKTGIEKEMIILDPGIGFGKSFDHNLMVIRELKKLADIGLPLLLGSSRKAFIGKILDKTPVERDTGTMATVAAGILNGAHIVRVHNVKMAKETVKIIDAIMAGNTVSA; encoded by the coding sequence ATAACAAGAAATGAGTTCTGCCTGAGCTGGGGAAAACACTCCCTTGAGCTGGGCAGAAAGAGCCTGATAATGGGGGTGCTTAATGTTACTCCTGACTCCTTTTCAGATGGGGGCCATTATTTTTTAAGGGAACAGGCCATTAAGCAGGCGCTTGACCTGGTAGCAGACGGCGCAGATATAATTGATATTGGAGGGGAGTCAACAAGACCATACGCTGAAAAGGTCACCCTGGAACAGGAACTTGAAAGGGTTATACCGGTTATTGAAGAGTTGAGCAGGATAATAAACATACCCATAAGCATAGATACCTACAAGGCAAAGGTGGCAGAATCGGCTGTCAGGGCAGGGGCCTCAATAATAAATGACATAAGCGCACTGAGGTTTGACCCGGAAATGGCCCCTGTGGTTAAAGAGGCAGGGGTGCCCGTGATACTCATGCACATGAAGGGGACACCCGGTAATATGCAGGATAACCCTCTGTATAATGACCTGATGGGTGAAATCACCTCATTTTTTAATGAGGCTGTAGATCATGCTGTTAAAACAGGGATCGAAAAAGAGATGATCATCCTTGACCCGGGTATAGGTTTTGGAAAGAGTTTTGACCACAACCTTATGGTTATAAGGGAGTTAAAGAAGCTTGCAGATATTGGATTACCCCTGCTCTTAGGTTCATCCAGAAAGGCATTCATAGGGAAAATACTTGATAAAACCCCTGTAGAGAGGGATACAGGAACAATGGCTACAGTGGCAGCCGGTATTCTTAACGGAGCCCATATTGTGAGGGTGCATAATGTAAAAATGGCAAAAGAAACGGTAAAGATTATTGATGCTATAATGGCTGGAAACACTGTTTCCGCCTGA
- a CDS encoding ATP-binding cassette domain-containing protein, producing MIELNNIHKSFNGHDVLKGISFKVKKGEILVLIGMSGYGKSVILKHVVGLLTPDKGEVIVDGLEVNKLSKKALADLRSRIGFLFQGGALFESMTVFDNVAFPLKEKGRLDRAVIEKKVLNVIDQVGLSGAENKYPSQLSGGMQKRAALARELVWEPEIMIFDEPTTGLDPIIGHAILNLIEEMHNRMRFTGIIITHELSRVFKIVNKVAMLHEGVIIEMGRPEEMLSSKNSLVRQFLSGDTEGPISFR from the coding sequence GTGATTGAACTGAATAACATACACAAGTCCTTTAATGGCCATGATGTCCTTAAAGGTATTTCATTTAAGGTTAAAAAGGGAGAGATACTCGTTCTGATCGGCATGAGCGGTTATGGTAAAAGCGTGATCTTAAAACATGTTGTCGGCCTTTTAACCCCGGATAAGGGTGAGGTGATAGTTGACGGGCTTGAAGTTAATAAGCTCAGTAAAAAGGCGCTTGCTGATCTCAGGAGCCGGATCGGGTTTCTGTTTCAGGGAGGAGCCCTGTTTGAATCAATGACAGTGTTTGACAATGTTGCATTCCCCCTGAAGGAAAAGGGGCGGCTTGACAGGGCGGTCATTGAAAAGAAGGTGCTTAATGTTATTGATCAGGTAGGGTTAAGCGGTGCGGAAAACAAATACCCTTCCCAGTTGAGCGGGGGCATGCAGAAGAGGGCAGCGCTTGCACGTGAACTGGTATGGGAGCCTGAAATAATGATCTTTGATGAGCCAACAACAGGGCTTGACCCTATTATAGGGCATGCAATCCTTAATCTTATTGAAGAGATGCATAATCGAATGCGGTTTACAGGCATTATTATCACGCATGAATTATCGCGTGTCTTCAAGATAGTCAACAAGGTAGCGATGCTTCATGAAGGTGTGATTATCGAGATGGGGCGCCCTGAAGAGATGCTCTCTTCAAAAAATTCGCTGGTAAGACAGTTTTTATCAGGAGATACAGAAGGTCCCATAAGCTTCAGGTAA
- a CDS encoding cold shock domain-containing protein, whose protein sequence is MAKGKVKWFNNKKGFGFIEQEEGSDLFVHFSSIKTDGYRSLEEGEAVTFDVEDGEKGPKAVNVNRV, encoded by the coding sequence TTGGCAAAAGGAAAGGTAAAATGGTTTAACAACAAAAAAGGTTTTGGTTTTATAGAGCAGGAGGAAGGTTCTGATCTTTTTGTGCATTTCTCTTCAATCAAGACAGATGGGTACAGGAGTCTTGAAGAGGGAGAAGCTGTAACTTTTGATGTTGAAGATGGTGAAAAAGGTCCCAAGGCTGTTAATGTAAACCGGGTTTAG
- a CDS encoding type III pantothenate kinase codes for MLLCIDVGNTNIVMGVFDQDSMIGQWRVRTEKDATSDELGILICSLFKTSNIKMDRVSGIIIASVVPPLILTLEGLSKKYFNIKPVVVGHGLKTGMPIRYDNPKEVGADRIVNSVSAYEKYRCGLIIVDFGTATTFDCITAEGEWIGGAISPGLIVSGEALFSRTSRLPRIETYSAPKNVIAKNTISAMNVGIIYGYAGLVDGLVTRLKKEMGHEVKVIATGGVAPLIAKESATIDLIDENLTLEGLKLLYERNS; via the coding sequence ATGCTTCTTTGCATTGATGTAGGAAATACCAATATTGTGATGGGGGTTTTTGATCAGGATAGTATGATCGGGCAGTGGCGCGTCAGGACAGAAAAGGACGCTACATCTGATGAACTGGGTATCCTGATATGCAGCCTTTTTAAGACCTCAAACATAAAAATGGATCGGGTGAGTGGTATAATTATCGCCTCTGTTGTTCCACCCCTTATACTTACACTGGAAGGGCTCTCTAAAAAATATTTCAATATCAAACCTGTGGTAGTAGGGCACGGGCTTAAGACCGGCATGCCCATAAGATATGACAATCCCAAAGAGGTTGGCGCAGACAGGATAGTAAATTCTGTTTCCGCATATGAAAAATACAGATGCGGACTCATAATTGTAGACTTCGGCACAGCAACCACATTTGACTGTATAACAGCAGAGGGTGAATGGATTGGCGGAGCTATATCCCCCGGCCTTATTGTATCCGGTGAGGCGCTCTTTTCCAGGACATCAAGGCTCCCGCGGATAGAGACCTATTCTGCCCCAAAAAATGTGATTGCAAAGAACACTATAAGCGCCATGAATGTGGGGATCATATATGGATATGCGGGCCTTGTTGACGGGCTTGTCACCCGTCTTAAAAAAGAGATGGGTCATGAGGTAAAGGTTATTGCCACAGGCGGTGTTGCCCCTCTTATTGCAAAGGAGTCTGCAACAATTGATCTTATTGATGAAAATCTCACGCTTGAGGGGCTGAAACTCCTCTATGAGAGAAACTCTTGA
- a CDS encoding ABC transporter substrate-binding protein, which produces MKNRFIRYLTAIFILLFFSLTIKAGEATDRIKAATDKLIEIVSNHDLDVPDMAEKRAKMIRETVDEVFDWSAFSQRALGRHWGTLSQPQKKEFIFYFGQLLERTYMDKTRHYSGEKMIFLNEKIDGKYGTIGAKITLSSGKDAAIEYRVIKPDDKWFIYDVYVEGISLVSNYRSQFSTILIKSGYDELLKRLKTKVDEQS; this is translated from the coding sequence ATGAAGAATAGATTTATCAGGTATTTGACTGCCATTTTTATATTGCTGTTTTTCAGCCTGACCATAAAGGCCGGAGAGGCTACAGACCGCATTAAGGCCGCAACTGACAAACTTATAGAGATCGTTTCAAACCATGATCTTGATGTGCCGGATATGGCTGAAAAAAGGGCAAAGATGATACGGGAAACCGTGGATGAGGTCTTTGACTGGTCCGCATTTTCGCAGCGTGCGCTTGGCAGGCATTGGGGCACACTGAGCCAGCCCCAAAAAAAGGAGTTTATTTTTTATTTCGGCCAGCTATTAGAGCGCACATACATGGATAAAACCAGGCATTACTCCGGTGAAAAGATGATCTTTCTTAATGAAAAGATAGATGGAAAATACGGTACTATCGGCGCCAAAATTACCCTGAGCAGCGGGAAGGATGCGGCAATCGAATACCGGGTGATAAAGCCTGACGACAAGTGGTTTATATATGATGTATATGTAGAGGGAATAAGCCTCGTAAGCAACTACAGGAGCCAGTTCAGCACTATCTTAATTAAATCAGGATATGATGAGCTGTTAAAAAGACTAAAAACAAAAGTGGATGAACAATCTTAA
- the mlaD gene encoding outer membrane lipid asymmetry maintenance protein MlaD — protein MKKFDLELIVGIFVLAGLLCLAFMSVKLAKKELFRSDGYELYAIFNDAGGLKTGSSVIIAGIQIGRVKSITMESYEAKIIITLPKSVKIQEDAIAAIKTRGLIGEKYLSITPGGSEITLESGERIRETMPAVDIEELISNYVFGKV, from the coding sequence ATGAAAAAATTTGATCTTGAATTGATAGTAGGGATATTTGTTCTGGCAGGGCTTCTCTGCCTTGCTTTTATGTCTGTAAAGCTTGCTAAAAAGGAACTTTTCCGCAGTGACGGCTATGAACTCTATGCGATTTTTAATGATGCCGGAGGTTTAAAGACCGGCTCATCAGTTATAATAGCCGGCATACAGATTGGCAGGGTCAAATCCATCACAATGGAAAGCTATGAAGCGAAGATTATCATAACACTGCCAAAGTCAGTTAAGATACAGGAAGATGCTATTGCAGCCATAAAGACCAGGGGGCTTATCGGAGAAAAATACCTCTCCATCACACCGGGCGGCTCAGAGATCACACTTGAATCAGGCGAGCGCATCCGGGAAACAATGCCGGCAGTTGATATCGAAGAATTGATCTCAAACTATGTATTTGGTAAGGTATAG
- a CDS encoding 4-carboxymuconolactone decarboxylase, protein MTMDEDLKKKTQETAAKLFSKGIKMDPPYKLWKEFDRDLANDLSLHITGNIYSRTVLTLAERQMAACAMLAALRATDELKLHINGALNVGCNPEKLAEVFFQLSTYAGMPTVNEALNAYKEVLVERGEWPIKK, encoded by the coding sequence ATGACGATGGATGAAGATCTGAAGAAAAAGACACAGGAGACAGCTGCAAAACTTTTCAGTAAGGGGATTAAGATGGATCCTCCGTATAAACTCTGGAAGGAATTTGATCGTGATCTCGCTAATGACCTCTCTTTACATATCACAGGCAATATCTATTCACGGACTGTCCTGACCCTTGCCGAAAGGCAGATGGCTGCATGCGCCATGCTTGCTGCATTAAGGGCCACTGATGAACTTAAGCTCCATATTAACGGGGCGCTTAATGTGGGTTGCAACCCTGAAAAACTGGCAGAGGTCTTTTTTCAGCTCTCGACATATGCAGGCATGCCCACTGTTAATGAGGCGCTTAACGCATATAAGGAGGTGCTTGTTGAGCGGGGCGAATGGCCAATAAAAAAATAA
- a CDS encoding VacJ family lipoprotein, which translates to MILSGGISAGSDTAERSIADNIDHSILLAQADASISSSEDDTYLDDEMMDDLDEPHESIADPLEPLNRVFFHFNDKLYFWVLKPAAKGYSAVVPEPARRGVKNFFNNISFPVRFVSCVLQGKFEGAGYEFGRFMINSTLGVAGFMDRATTQFEMPEYDEDLGQTLGSYGIGHGFFLNLPVLGPSSLTDTIGSAGDAFLEPMNYLDLKTKYDLSIKAFETVNKTSFRIGDYEDLKKSALDPYVAYRDAYYQYRQSQIKK; encoded by the coding sequence ATGATTCTATCAGGCGGCATCAGCGCTGGTTCAGATACTGCTGAAAGGTCAATTGCAGATAATATAGATCATTCAATCCTTCTCGCACAGGCTGATGCATCCATATCCAGCTCAGAAGATGATACATACTTAGATGATGAGATGATGGATGACCTGGATGAGCCCCATGAATCTATTGCTGACCCGCTTGAGCCTTTAAACAGGGTCTTTTTTCATTTTAATGACAAGCTCTATTTCTGGGTGCTTAAACCGGCAGCAAAGGGTTACAGCGCAGTAGTGCCTGAGCCTGCAAGAAGAGGGGTGAAAAATTTTTTCAACAACATCTCCTTCCCTGTAAGATTTGTTAGCTGTGTTTTACAGGGTAAGTTTGAAGGTGCAGGATATGAATTCGGGAGGTTCATGATTAACTCCACATTAGGGGTTGCTGGTTTCATGGACAGGGCAACCACCCAGTTTGAGATGCCCGAGTATGATGAAGATCTGGGCCAGACCCTTGGCTCATACGGGATAGGTCACGGGTTCTTCCTTAACCTTCCTGTATTGGGTCCATCAAGCCTTACCGATACAATCGGCTCTGCTGGTGATGCATTTCTTGAACCTATGAATTATCTTGATCTGAAAACCAAGTATGATCTCTCAATCAAGGCATTTGAAACAGTTAATAAAACATCCTTTAGGATAGGGGATTATGAAGACCTCAAAAAATCCGCCCTAGACCCATATGTTGCATACAGGGATGCATATTATCAGTACAGACAGAGCCAGATAAAAAAATAA
- a CDS encoding ABC transporter permease — MDVVRYIGGESIGILSRIGRLFNFLGYSLYFSITPPFKTDRILKQIRFIGAESTLVVLLIGLFTGMVISLQGFHTLSRLGSEAFLGPMVAISIMKEMAPVFTGIMVTARAGSALTAEIGIMRITNQIDAIEMMGLNPFRYLVAPSMIAAFISLPLLTGMFDAIGILGGYLVGVKILGLEYATFFGEINTYATVDHLMEGIYKSMSFGIIISWVSCYMGYYTGSSGFGAEGVSKSTTGAVVLAAVMILVWDYFMTAFLF, encoded by the coding sequence ATGGATGTTGTAAGGTATATCGGCGGGGAATCGATAGGCATATTATCAAGGATAGGGAGGTTATTTAACTTTCTCGGGTATTCCCTCTATTTTTCGATCACGCCACCTTTTAAGACAGATCGTATCCTTAAGCAGATAAGGTTCATCGGCGCAGAGTCTACACTTGTTGTGCTCCTGATAGGTTTATTTACAGGGATGGTCATTTCGCTTCAGGGGTTTCATACATTAAGCCGTCTGGGTTCAGAGGCATTCCTTGGCCCTATGGTTGCAATTTCTATAATGAAGGAGATGGCGCCGGTTTTTACCGGTATAATGGTTACAGCAAGGGCGGGTTCAGCCTTGACCGCTGAAATCGGCATCATGCGCATCACCAATCAGATAGATGCCATAGAGATGATGGGGCTTAATCCATTCCGCTATCTGGTTGCGCCAAGCATGATTGCAGCATTTATATCTCTGCCGCTGTTAACAGGCATGTTTGATGCGATAGGAATCCTGGGCGGGTATCTTGTGGGGGTAAAGATACTCGGTCTCGAATATGCAACCTTTTTCGGAGAGATAAACACCTATGCAACGGTGGATCATCTGATGGAAGGGATATATAAATCCATGAGTTTTGGCATTATTATATCATGGGTTTCATGCTATATGGGCTATTACACAGGCTCCTCAGGGTTTGGAGCAGAGGGGGTCAGCAAATCAACAACAGGGGCGGTGGTGCTTGCGGCAGTCATGATCCTTGTGTGGGATTATTTTATGACCGCCTTTCTATTTTAA